A genomic segment from Macrobrachium rosenbergii isolate ZJJX-2024 chromosome 30, ASM4041242v1, whole genome shotgun sequence encodes:
- the LOC136854805 gene encoding lectin-like, which yields MKAVFVLAVATAMATAQYYGRRPFGGRPGGFFVAPAGGIGPIHGGGGGGGFKPLHAGGIVVSHGGHSVGGFGGGLVDKSYGGSDYHFSWRHDGGQNYEWGPANHYCAKLGPGWYGVSIESYDEDEFIDSIIGGDKVKYIWTGGSFDGYGWKWASGAPFKGLDWSYTGGAGIPQPDNREDGKEFCLAVLNYFYQDGITWHDVACHHPKPIICERRSHTYG from the exons ATGAAGGCAGTCTTCGTGTTAGCAGTGGCTACAGCCATGGCGACCGCCCAATACTACGGCAGACGGCCCTTCGGGGGGCGGCCGGGAGGGTTCTTTGTGGCGCCCGCCGGAGGAATCGGGCCAAtccacggaggaggaggaggaggaggatttaaaCCACTCCACGCGGGAGGAATCGTGGTTTCGCACGGCGGACATTCTGTCGGAGGATTTGGCGGTGGGCTG GTCGACAAATCCTACGGAGGCAGCGACTACCACTTCTCCTGGCGCCATGATGGTGGCCAGAATTACGAGTGGGGTCCTGCCAACCACTACTGCGCCAAGCTGGGTCCCGGGTGGTACGGCGTCAGCATCGAGAGCTACGACGAGGACGAGTTCATCGACAGCATCATCGgcggag atAAGGTGAAGTACATCTGGACCGGAGGCAGTTTCGACGGATACGGGTGGAAGTGGGCCTCCGGCGCCCCATTCAAAGGTCTTGACTGGTCCTATACTGGAGG TGCTGGCATCCCTCAGCCAGACAACAGGGAGGACGGGAAGGAGTTCTGCCTTGCCGTGCTAAACTACTTCTACCAGGACGGCATCACCTGGCACGATGTGGCGTGCCACCACCCCAAGCCTATCATCTGTGAGAGGAGGAGCCACACCTATGGATAA